Proteins encoded within one genomic window of Posidoniimonas corsicana:
- a CDS encoding OmpP1/FadL family transporter, producing the protein MRKTFCLCTALAWACFAQSASAQSFGVELHGTVTPAAGGMGGVSIAQPQDVQSTLTGNPATLSRFRGTQFSVGAGWVEPTINLDNDATLPLAGVSPFDAKSSQPGSSLVNIAVSQDFTAFDLPATVGLGLLTGAGLGVNYLDASGSNGSAASLLVLNVPLGVGVQVTDRLAAGAQMAVSTSVLDGPFSGLGAATTAYGLRGNLGLTYNATDCTTLGFYWMTKQSFRYEDAVRLSLGGGAFSTVQDVQLDLPETFGWGVSNNRLMDGRLLLASDILYKRYSECDFFRAIWDDQFVFQSGVQYSVRPNLKLRLGYAYAENNMRDAAAAAVGGVIPPDGLPAVQFIQAQFPSINPHRISGGVGVRDLLPGVDLDLNAGGMFRAADTFGLSSADAESYWIALGMTWRFERGSCRRLPAPDRW; encoded by the coding sequence ATGCGAAAGACCTTCTGCCTGTGCACGGCGCTCGCCTGGGCCTGCTTCGCTCAGTCCGCGAGTGCGCAGTCGTTCGGGGTTGAGCTGCACGGCACGGTCACCCCCGCCGCGGGCGGTATGGGCGGGGTGAGCATCGCCCAGCCCCAGGATGTGCAGTCCACGCTGACCGGCAACCCCGCCACGCTCTCGCGTTTCCGCGGGACCCAATTCAGCGTCGGCGCCGGCTGGGTCGAGCCGACCATCAACCTCGACAACGACGCCACGCTGCCGCTGGCGGGTGTGTCGCCGTTCGACGCCAAGTCGAGTCAGCCCGGCAGCTCGCTCGTCAACATCGCCGTGTCGCAGGACTTCACGGCGTTCGACCTGCCCGCCACCGTTGGGTTGGGCCTACTCACCGGCGCCGGGCTCGGTGTGAACTACCTCGACGCGAGCGGCAGCAACGGCTCGGCCGCCAGCCTGCTGGTGCTCAACGTCCCGCTGGGCGTTGGCGTTCAGGTCACCGACCGCCTGGCGGCCGGCGCCCAGATGGCCGTGTCGACCAGCGTGCTGGACGGCCCGTTCTCGGGGCTCGGCGCCGCGACGACCGCGTACGGCCTGCGCGGCAACCTGGGCCTCACCTACAACGCGACCGACTGCACCACGCTTGGGTTCTACTGGATGACCAAGCAGAGCTTCCGGTACGAGGACGCCGTGCGGCTGAGCCTCGGCGGCGGGGCGTTCTCCACCGTGCAGGACGTGCAGCTCGATCTGCCAGAGACCTTCGGCTGGGGCGTCTCGAACAACCGCCTGATGGACGGCCGGCTGCTGCTGGCCAGCGACATCCTTTACAAGCGGTACTCGGAGTGCGACTTCTTCCGCGCGATCTGGGACGACCAGTTCGTGTTCCAGTCGGGCGTGCAGTACTCCGTGCGGCCCAACCTGAAGCTGCGACTGGGGTACGCGTACGCCGAGAACAACATGCGTGACGCGGCGGCGGCGGCTGTCGGCGGCGTGATCCCTCCGGACGGGCTGCCGGCGGTTCAGTTCATCCAGGCGCAGTTCCCCTCGATCAACCCCCACCGCATCTCCGGCGGCGTCGGCGTCCGCGACCTGCTGCCGGGCGTCGACCTGGACCTGAACGCCGGGGGCATGTTCCGGGCCGCCGACACGTTCGGCCTCTCCAGTGCGGACGCTGAGTCGTACTGGATCGCGCTCGGCATGACGTGGCGGTTCGAGCG
- a CDS encoding DUF1254 domain-containing protein, with product MARSSRDSKHLLTAVVVTLSAFASAQAEPSVPTAITTPELVETPLGSFEFPNGAPNEATAAKAYDLADFTYAYRAVMDNMRGVSIAALHKGLQDAGVKDGEVLIFSELMDSNSLFLTANCDTIYAMGALDLTKGPMVIESPPAFLGTVQDAWFGWVIDLGLPGPDRGEGGKYLIVPPGYDGALPDGTFNVAHAKTNTVLWFGRSYLQDGKDPKPVVETIRKTLKVYPYTPGGLGTPLADFLAGKAPLAPVKAPPATVFHEGSGKVMNTVPPTDWGYFELLNEVVQSEPATSLDAELMGPVAAIGIKKGQPFKPDARMKRIMEGAVTLANASSRTMFMKPRHKDWYYYEGSSWYNWLFVTGYQFETPIPQVTKEGIKLHPPTGYRTMDARSAFFYAVTGITPAMAMRLTGVGSQYLMATMDADKNFFDGAKTYKVTLPKDVPAEKFWSFTLYDMQTRSMLATPQRFPRAGSQGYPSPAAKANPDGSTTVYFGPEQPEGVDRGNWIQTDPEKGWFTILRLYSPLQPFFDKSWRPTEIELVD from the coding sequence ATGGCCCGCAGCAGTCGCGATTCGAAGCACCTCCTCACCGCCGTCGTTGTGACGCTGTCGGCGTTCGCCTCGGCCCAAGCGGAGCCTTCGGTCCCGACCGCGATCACGACCCCTGAGCTGGTGGAAACGCCCCTCGGGTCCTTTGAGTTCCCTAATGGGGCACCGAACGAGGCGACCGCCGCCAAGGCCTACGATCTGGCCGACTTCACATACGCGTACCGCGCCGTCATGGACAACATGCGGGGCGTGAGCATCGCCGCTCTCCACAAGGGGCTGCAGGACGCCGGCGTGAAGGACGGCGAGGTGCTTATCTTCTCCGAGCTCATGGACAGCAATTCGCTGTTCCTAACGGCGAATTGCGATACGATCTACGCGATGGGAGCGTTGGACCTGACCAAGGGCCCGATGGTCATCGAGTCGCCGCCCGCATTCTTAGGCACCGTGCAGGACGCCTGGTTCGGGTGGGTGATCGACCTCGGCCTGCCGGGGCCCGATCGCGGTGAGGGCGGCAAGTACCTGATTGTGCCGCCAGGCTACGACGGGGCGCTGCCCGACGGCACGTTCAACGTCGCGCACGCCAAGACGAACACGGTCCTCTGGTTCGGGCGGTCGTACCTGCAGGATGGCAAGGACCCCAAGCCGGTCGTCGAGACGATCCGCAAGACGCTGAAGGTCTATCCCTACACGCCAGGCGGGCTGGGCACGCCGCTCGCCGACTTCCTGGCGGGCAAGGCGCCACTGGCTCCCGTGAAGGCTCCGCCGGCCACGGTGTTTCACGAGGGCAGTGGCAAGGTGATGAACACGGTCCCGCCGACCGACTGGGGGTACTTTGAGCTGCTCAACGAGGTCGTGCAGAGCGAGCCGGCTACGTCGCTCGACGCCGAGTTGATGGGCCCGGTCGCCGCGATCGGCATCAAGAAGGGGCAGCCCTTCAAGCCGGACGCGCGGATGAAGCGGATCATGGAGGGGGCCGTCACACTGGCCAACGCCAGCTCGCGGACGATGTTCATGAAGCCGCGGCACAAGGACTGGTACTACTACGAGGGCTCCTCCTGGTACAACTGGCTGTTCGTGACCGGCTACCAGTTCGAGACCCCGATCCCCCAGGTCACCAAGGAGGGGATCAAGCTGCACCCGCCCACCGGCTACCGGACGATGGACGCGCGGTCGGCCTTCTTCTACGCCGTCACCGGCATCACTCCGGCGATGGCGATGCGCCTGACCGGCGTCGGGTCGCAGTACCTGATGGCGACCATGGACGCGGACAAGAACTTCTTCGATGGCGCCAAGACCTACAAGGTCACGCTGCCCAAGGACGTCCCCGCCGAGAAGTTCTGGTCCTTCACGTTGTACGACATGCAGACCCGCTCGATGCTGGCCACGCCGCAGCGGTTCCCCCGCGCCGGCAGCCAGGGCTACCCCTCGCCCGCCGCGAAGGCCAACCCAGACGGCTCGACCACCGTCTATTTCGGCCCCGAACAGCCCGAGGGCGTTGACCGCGGCAACTGGATTCAGACCGACCCAGAGAAGGGCTGGTTCACCATTCTGCGGCTCTACAGTCCACTGCAGCCGTTCTTCGACAAGAGCTGGCGCCCGACCGAGATCGAGCTGGTTGACTAA
- a CDS encoding trimeric intracellular cation channel family protein: protein MQQIIELLAVVFSALYGVLLARRLKLDFVGVYSLAFIVAFGGGTLRDLFLDRHPLFWIGAPHYPVIVFGMSIVAFFLPPLSEHTERSLNIPDALGFSFFSVSGAAAALAEGAPVFIAAMMGAVTGTFGGVIADTLCNRIPSLFRPSTPLYATCSFVGALLYIALKELPAIKPVAAPIAVAFIFLFRLAALRFDWRLPAYSDGSTDAPDDDLTA, encoded by the coding sequence ATGCAGCAGATCATTGAGCTCCTGGCAGTCGTGTTCAGCGCGCTCTACGGCGTGCTGCTCGCGCGGCGGCTGAAGCTGGACTTCGTCGGCGTGTACAGCCTGGCGTTTATCGTGGCGTTCGGCGGCGGCACGCTCCGCGACCTGTTCCTCGACCGCCACCCGCTGTTCTGGATCGGGGCGCCGCACTACCCGGTGATTGTGTTCGGGATGTCGATCGTCGCGTTCTTCCTGCCCCCGCTGTCGGAACACACCGAGCGGAGCCTCAACATCCCCGACGCGCTCGGCTTCAGCTTCTTCAGCGTGTCCGGCGCGGCGGCGGCGCTCGCCGAGGGCGCGCCGGTGTTCATCGCCGCGATGATGGGCGCGGTGACCGGCACGTTCGGCGGCGTCATCGCCGACACCCTCTGCAACCGCATCCCCAGCCTGTTCCGCCCGTCGACGCCGCTCTACGCGACCTGCTCGTTCGTCGGGGCGTTGCTGTACATCGCGCTCAAGGAGCTGCCGGCGATCAAGCCGGTCGCGGCGCCGATCGCCGTGGCGTTCATCTTCCTGTTCCGCCTGGCCGCGCTCCGCTTCGACTGGCGGCTGCCGGCCTACTCCGACGGGTCCACCGACGCGCCGGACGACGACCTCACTGCCTAG
- a CDS encoding sodium/solute symporter yields the protein MNLLDPAVWIFLAFVGLTLGLSFYLGRQATSSQGYFAAHGQIPWFVNGVAFAGDYLSAASFLGICGMIAFHGYDGFLYSIGYLAGWIVALFVVAEPMKRLGKFTFADALNHRFDSPGIKLAAGVSTLAVSVFYLIPQMVGAGALVTPLLNWPHWLGVCVVGAVVILIVVTAGMVSTTWVQFLKGSLLVIFSAVLAVLILGRGFTATDRPIEQQVIVRSSSGVTVNGQPADEAQAAAAERPIGEVVSLPGGEAKTGPVGPLQFFSTLQESEVVLWKKNEDADPAGAVTTTYTPDVKPGAHVLRPGEHPNFKGIRSGDAIDKVNFLSLMLALFCGTASLPHILIRYYTVKDEAAARKSTIVGIACIGFFYVLTLYLGLGAMTSGQIFSFNSNMAAPLLAKTISEPLFAVISAIAFTTVLGTVSGLILASAGAVAHDLVETLAAEELTDHQRVRIAKIASVAVGAIAIVLGIVFKEMNVSYLVGWAFSVAASANLPALVMLLFWQRTTKQGVIAAVIMGMVSSLTWILLSQDTFTKVYGLSEGWLTPFSQPGIVTIPLGFLTLIVVSLMTPRHEDAQAAAA from the coding sequence ATGAACCTCCTCGACCCGGCTGTTTGGATCTTCCTGGCGTTTGTCGGCCTGACACTCGGGCTCAGCTTCTACCTGGGACGGCAGGCCACCAGCTCGCAGGGCTACTTCGCGGCGCACGGGCAGATCCCGTGGTTCGTCAACGGCGTGGCGTTCGCCGGCGACTACCTGTCGGCGGCGTCGTTCCTGGGCATCTGCGGCATGATCGCGTTCCACGGGTACGACGGGTTCCTTTACTCGATCGGCTACCTGGCGGGCTGGATCGTGGCGCTGTTTGTCGTTGCCGAGCCGATGAAGCGGCTCGGCAAGTTCACCTTCGCCGACGCGCTCAACCACCGCTTCGACTCGCCGGGCATCAAGCTGGCCGCGGGCGTCAGCACGCTGGCGGTCAGCGTGTTCTACCTGATCCCGCAGATGGTCGGCGCGGGCGCGCTGGTCACGCCGCTGCTCAACTGGCCGCACTGGCTGGGCGTCTGCGTGGTGGGCGCGGTGGTGATCCTGATCGTGGTGACCGCCGGCATGGTGTCGACCACCTGGGTGCAGTTCCTCAAGGGATCGCTGCTGGTGATATTCAGCGCGGTGCTGGCTGTGCTGATCCTCGGCCGCGGCTTCACCGCCACCGACCGTCCGATCGAGCAGCAGGTGATCGTCCGCTCCAGCTCGGGCGTGACAGTAAACGGACAGCCGGCCGACGAGGCGCAGGCAGCCGCGGCCGAGCGTCCCATCGGCGAGGTGGTCTCGCTGCCGGGCGGCGAGGCCAAGACCGGCCCCGTGGGGCCGCTGCAGTTCTTCAGCACGCTGCAGGAAAGCGAAGTGGTGCTGTGGAAGAAGAATGAAGATGCCGACCCCGCCGGCGCCGTCACCACCACCTACACGCCCGACGTCAAACCCGGCGCGCACGTGCTGCGGCCGGGCGAGCACCCCAACTTTAAGGGGATCCGCAGCGGCGACGCCATCGACAAGGTCAACTTCCTGTCGCTGATGCTGGCGCTGTTCTGCGGCACGGCGTCGCTGCCGCACATCCTGATCCGCTACTACACCGTCAAGGACGAGGCCGCCGCCCGCAAGAGCACGATCGTTGGGATTGCGTGCATCGGCTTCTTCTACGTGCTGACGCTGTACCTGGGCCTGGGCGCGATGACCAGCGGGCAGATCTTCAGCTTCAACTCCAACATGGCCGCCCCGCTTTTGGCCAAGACGATCAGCGAGCCGCTGTTCGCCGTCATCTCCGCCATTGCGTTCACCACCGTGCTGGGCACGGTCAGCGGGCTGATCCTGGCGTCGGCCGGCGCCGTGGCCCACGACCTTGTCGAGACCCTCGCCGCTGAAGAACTGACCGACCACCAGCGGGTGCGGATCGCCAAGATCGCGTCGGTCGCCGTCGGCGCAATCGCCATCGTGCTGGGCATCGTGTTCAAGGAGATGAACGTCAGCTACCTAGTTGGTTGGGCGTTCAGCGTCGCGGCGTCGGCCAACCTGCCCGCGCTGGTGATGCTGCTGTTCTGGCAGCGGACCACCAAGCAGGGCGTGATCGCCGCGGTAATCATGGGCATGGTCAGCTCGCTGACCTGGATCCTGCTGAGCCAGGACACGTTCACTAAGGTGTACGGCCTGTCGGAGGGCTGGCTCACCCCGTTCAGCCAGCCGGGCATCGTGACTATCCCGCTCGGGTTCCTGACGCTGATCGTCGTGTCGCTGATGACCCCGCGGCATGAGGACGCTCAGGCGGCCGCAGCCTGA
- a CDS encoding DUF485 domain-containing protein, translating to MAQRNARIGLRLFLVYLAFYGGFVLLAAFKPDAMEATPAAGVNLAIWYGFALIIAAFVLAMLYGWLCREPQNAGDAGDQR from the coding sequence ATGGCTCAACGCAACGCCCGCATCGGGCTGAGGCTGTTCTTGGTCTACCTGGCGTTCTACGGCGGCTTCGTGCTGCTGGCGGCCTTCAAGCCCGACGCTATGGAGGCGACCCCCGCGGCCGGCGTGAACCTGGCGATCTGGTACGGCTTCGCGTTGATCATCGCCGCGTTCGTGCTGGCGATGCTCTACGGCTGGCTGTGCCGCGAGCCCCAGAACGCCGGCGACGCGGGGGACCAGCGATGA
- a CDS encoding SulP family inorganic anion transporter, protein MPMNAATFKKDLMASIVVFLVALPLCMGIAIASGVPVAAGLITGIVGGLVVGWIAGCPLQVSGPAAGLTVIILDLVNEFGLETLGIVVLMGGLMQAAAGMLRMGQWFRAVSPAVVRGMLAGIGVLIIGSQFHVMVDDKPKGNGIENLITIPQAVLKSLTLPGVQSQESREFRRDMLQEVGEIHRRQQDLEELVAEVYPHIHNPEIEYTEERRDQARESMQSFVEKQEEIQQDLEAAAARMQEMDQHFATPERAVDAATAAQAALEQNRTALAAFESGEPTDILAEQDKSVAAVQGLLDQLKNHHFAAQVGVLSILTIVVWQFVPKSLRVIPGPLVAVCVATVVATVFALPVLYVEIPDNLWEGVHLPSLAVIQESGLGALIPAAILVAVVASAETLLCATAVDQLHTGSRTNYDRELFAQGVGNTVCGVLGVLPMTGVIVRSSANVHAGGQTRASAILHGLWLLLFVAVFGFLLRQIPTACLAAILVYTGFKLVNIKDIRKLALYGKSEVFIYFATVVTIVATDLLTGVLVGIALAAAKLLYTFSHLDTRLDTEVDGKCRLHLNGAATFVRLPILASELERVPDGCELHVDFQELQYIDHACLELMMNWAKQHEKAGGKLVIDWESLHGRFQAGGKSNGAARQAS, encoded by the coding sequence ATGCCCATGAATGCTGCGACCTTCAAGAAAGACCTGATGGCGTCGATCGTCGTCTTCCTGGTGGCGCTGCCGCTCTGCATGGGCATCGCGATTGCCTCCGGCGTGCCGGTGGCGGCCGGCCTGATCACCGGCATCGTTGGCGGGCTGGTGGTGGGGTGGATTGCCGGCTGCCCGCTCCAGGTCAGCGGCCCGGCGGCGGGCCTGACGGTGATTATCCTCGACCTCGTCAACGAGTTCGGGCTCGAGACCCTGGGCATCGTCGTGCTGATGGGCGGGCTGATGCAGGCCGCGGCCGGGATGCTTCGGATGGGCCAGTGGTTCCGCGCGGTATCGCCGGCGGTGGTGCGGGGCATGCTAGCCGGCATCGGCGTGTTGATCATCGGCAGCCAGTTCCACGTCATGGTGGATGACAAGCCCAAGGGCAACGGCATCGAGAACCTGATCACCATCCCGCAGGCCGTGCTCAAGTCGCTCACGCTGCCCGGCGTGCAGTCGCAGGAGTCACGCGAATTCCGGCGTGACATGCTGCAGGAGGTGGGCGAGATCCACCGCCGCCAGCAGGACCTGGAGGAGCTGGTGGCGGAGGTGTACCCGCACATCCACAACCCCGAGATCGAGTACACCGAGGAGCGCCGCGATCAGGCCCGAGAGAGCATGCAGTCGTTCGTAGAGAAGCAAGAGGAGATCCAGCAAGACCTCGAAGCCGCCGCGGCCAGGATGCAGGAGATGGATCAGCACTTCGCTACGCCGGAGCGGGCCGTCGACGCGGCGACCGCCGCCCAGGCCGCCCTCGAGCAGAACCGCACCGCGCTGGCGGCGTTCGAGTCGGGCGAACCGACAGATATCCTCGCGGAGCAGGACAAATCAGTCGCGGCCGTGCAGGGCCTGTTGGACCAGTTGAAGAACCATCACTTCGCCGCGCAGGTCGGCGTGCTCTCAATCCTAACGATCGTTGTGTGGCAGTTCGTTCCAAAATCATTGAGGGTTATCCCCGGCCCGCTGGTTGCCGTCTGCGTGGCGACCGTCGTGGCGACCGTGTTCGCGCTGCCGGTGCTGTACGTGGAGATCCCAGACAACCTGTGGGAGGGCGTGCACCTGCCGTCGCTGGCGGTGATCCAGGAGTCGGGCCTGGGCGCCCTGATCCCGGCGGCAATCCTGGTGGCCGTGGTGGCCAGCGCCGAGACGTTGCTGTGCGCCACCGCCGTGGATCAGCTGCACACCGGCAGCCGCACCAACTACGACCGCGAGCTGTTCGCCCAGGGCGTGGGCAACACGGTGTGCGGCGTGCTGGGCGTGCTGCCGATGACTGGCGTCATTGTCCGCAGCTCCGCCAACGTGCACGCCGGCGGCCAGACCCGCGCCTCGGCTATCCTGCACGGGCTGTGGCTGCTGCTGTTTGTGGCCGTGTTCGGCTTCCTGCTGCGGCAGATCCCCACCGCCTGCCTGGCGGCCATCCTGGTCTACACCGGCTTCAAGCTGGTGAACATCAAGGACATCCGCAAGCTGGCGTTGTACGGCAAGAGCGAGGTGTTTATCTACTTTGCCACCGTGGTGACCATCGTCGCAACCGACCTGCTGACCGGCGTGCTGGTCGGAATCGCGCTGGCCGCCGCCAAGCTCTTGTATACGTTCAGCCATCTGGACACGCGGCTCGACACCGAGGTAGACGGCAAGTGCCGCCTGCACCTCAACGGAGCGGCGACCTTTGTCCGGCTGCCGATTCTGGCGTCCGAGCTGGAACGCGTCCCCGACGGCTGCGAGCTGCACGTCGACTTCCAGGAGCTGCAGTATATTGACCACGCGTGCCTGGAGCTGATGATGAACTGGGCGAAGCAGCACGAGAAGGCCGGCGGCAAGCTGGTGATCGACTGGGAGTCGCTGCACGGCCGCTTCCAGGCCGGCGGCAAGTCCAATGGCGCGGCGCGTCAGGCGTCATAG
- a CDS encoding alpha-keto acid decarboxylase family protein produces MKDVAEYRDLSGAGLSIGGYLLERLQDHGVGHVFGIPGDYVLSFYTMLEESPIEAVGCTREDCAGFAADAYARVHGMGALCVTYCVGGLSVCNSVAGAYAEKSPVVMITGSPGLRERIHNPLLHHMVRNWRTQYDVFEKLCVAGAELSDPLTAFREIDRVLATCKRFSRPVYLEIPRDMVHVVPNAGPRFELPKVQSDPEALEEAAEETAARIRAARQPVLLLGVEVHRFGLQDLALRLAESAGIPIAATMLGKGVVPETHPLYMGLYEGALGRAEVTKYVEGSDCVLMLGTFMTDINLGIYTANLSLGDCIYATSEELRVRRHHYHGVRLEDFLKRLVDKAPRPTQSPPPAPTESSQREFTLQPDEALSVTRLIERLDEQLSGDTVVIADIGDSLFASTELTTHGSTEFISPAYYTSMGFATPATLGACVARPEARVVALVGDGAFQMTGMEFSSLARRGAKAVVIVMDNGGYHTERLLHPGDYRFNSIQPWAFSQIPELVGGGKGYEVRTEGEFDAALRAAWADDSGPSLIHARLTGEPSQALRKLGARMQRTVVGE; encoded by the coding sequence ATGAAGGATGTCGCGGAGTATCGTGACCTGAGCGGCGCCGGCTTGTCCATCGGCGGTTACCTGCTGGAACGCCTGCAGGACCACGGGGTGGGGCACGTGTTCGGCATCCCCGGCGACTACGTGCTGTCGTTCTACACGATGCTGGAGGAGAGCCCGATCGAGGCGGTCGGCTGCACACGCGAGGACTGCGCCGGCTTCGCCGCCGACGCGTACGCCCGGGTGCACGGCATGGGCGCGTTGTGCGTCACCTACTGTGTGGGCGGGCTGAGCGTGTGCAACTCGGTGGCCGGCGCGTACGCCGAGAAGTCGCCGGTGGTGATGATCACCGGCTCGCCCGGCCTCCGCGAGCGGATCCACAACCCGCTGCTGCACCACATGGTCCGCAACTGGCGCACGCAGTACGACGTGTTCGAGAAGCTGTGCGTGGCGGGCGCCGAGCTGTCCGACCCGCTGACCGCGTTCCGTGAGATCGACCGCGTGCTGGCCACGTGCAAGCGGTTCAGCCGGCCGGTCTACCTCGAGATCCCGCGCGACATGGTGCACGTGGTGCCGAACGCGGGGCCGCGGTTCGAGCTCCCCAAGGTGCAGAGCGACCCCGAGGCCCTCGAAGAGGCCGCCGAGGAGACCGCCGCCCGCATCCGCGCCGCCAGGCAGCCGGTGCTGCTGTTGGGCGTGGAGGTTCACCGCTTCGGCCTGCAAGACCTGGCGCTCCGGCTCGCCGAGTCGGCCGGCATCCCTATCGCCGCCACCATGCTCGGCAAGGGCGTCGTCCCGGAGACGCACCCGCTCTACATGGGCCTGTACGAGGGCGCGCTGGGCCGCGCGGAGGTGACCAAGTACGTCGAGGGCAGCGACTGTGTGCTGATGCTCGGCACCTTCATGACCGACATCAACCTGGGCATCTACACGGCCAACCTCAGCCTGGGCGACTGCATCTACGCCACCAGCGAAGAGCTGCGTGTGCGCCGCCACCACTACCACGGCGTCCGCCTCGAGGACTTCCTCAAGCGGCTGGTCGACAAGGCGCCCCGCCCCACGCAGTCGCCCCCGCCGGCGCCGACCGAGTCGTCCCAGCGCGAGTTCACCCTGCAGCCGGACGAGGCGTTATCCGTTACGCGGCTGATCGAGCGCCTGGACGAGCAGCTGTCGGGCGACACGGTCGTGATCGCCGACATCGGCGACTCGCTGTTCGCGTCGACCGAGCTCACCACCCACGGCAGCACCGAGTTCATCAGCCCGGCCTACTACACGTCGATGGGGTTCGCCACGCCGGCCACGCTGGGCGCGTGCGTCGCTCGGCCGGAAGCGCGGGTGGTGGCCCTGGTGGGCGACGGCGCCTTCCAGATGACCGGTATGGAGTTCAGCAGCCTCGCCCGGCGGGGCGCCAAGGCGGTGGTCATTGTGATGGACAACGGCGGCTACCACACCGAGCGGCTGCTGCACCCGGGCGACTACCGCTTCAACAGCATCCAGCCTTGGGCGTTCTCACAGATCCCGGAGTTGGTGGGCGGCGGCAAGGGGTACGAGGTCCGCACCGAGGGCGAGTTCGACGCCGCGCTCCGCGCCGCATGGGCCGACGACTCCGGACCCAGCCTGATCCACGCCCGGTTGACCGGCGAGCCGAGCCAGGCGTTGCGGAAGCTGGGGGCGCGGATGCAGCGGACAGTGGTGGGGGAGTAG
- a CDS encoding phosphatase PAP2 family protein → MSEPFLIGALVLASAGVWAFCEIADEVVEGESHEMDKRLVLALRNADDLSDPVGPKWFEEMVRDITALGGVAVVTLTAVIAVVFLWVLDKRQQAVLLLAALVGGFLLSYGMKALFDRPRPNLTPHGSYVYTRSFPSGHAMVAACAYLSLGAVLAELVRPRALKFFLLAVAIGLTIAIGASRVYLGVHWPTDVLAGWAAGGAWALGCWAVARLVHLGKIQIPVEDPPAAAD, encoded by the coding sequence TTGAGTGAACCGTTCTTGATCGGCGCTTTGGTGCTCGCATCGGCCGGGGTGTGGGCGTTCTGCGAGATCGCCGACGAGGTAGTCGAGGGCGAATCCCACGAGATGGACAAGCGGCTCGTGCTCGCGCTCCGCAACGCCGATGACCTCTCCGACCCGGTGGGGCCCAAGTGGTTTGAAGAAATGGTCCGCGACATCACCGCCCTGGGCGGCGTGGCCGTGGTGACGCTCACGGCGGTGATCGCGGTGGTGTTCCTGTGGGTGCTCGACAAGCGTCAGCAGGCGGTGCTGCTGTTGGCGGCGTTGGTCGGGGGCTTCCTGCTTAGTTACGGCATGAAGGCCTTGTTTGATCGCCCCCGCCCCAACCTCACCCCCCACGGCTCGTACGTCTACACCCGCAGCTTCCCCAGCGGGCACGCGATGGTCGCGGCCTGCGCCTACCTGAGCCTGGGCGCGGTGCTCGCTGAGCTGGTCCGCCCTCGGGCGCTCAAGTTCTTCTTGCTGGCCGTGGCGATTGGCCTGACGATCGCCATCGGCGCCAGCCGCGTCTACTTGGGCGTGCACTGGCCGACCGACGTGCTGGCCGGCTGGGCCGCCGGCGGCGCCTGGGCGCTGGGCTGCTGGGCGGTGGCCCGGCTGGTGCACCTGGGGAAGATCCAGATCCCGGTCGAGGACCCGCCGGCAGCGGCCGATTGA
- a CDS encoding DUF1559 domain-containing protein — protein MSAAPPPQVRRAFTIVELLVVIAVIGVLIAVLLPAVQSARGAARRTHCANNLKQLGLALHGHHADHLRLPPAGEDYGWCRFPEQRRVTHVRNYNGLVHLLPYLEEAALYDRFDFAAAAAQIVQGNNGCCSPTTALAPLLGNAVVSGNAAVAAQAIGLLRCPDDSGDPLLPSGGLYGAGDSRYRSVKTNYDFVVASDPICDHWRLSPVSERRMFGENSDTSYRRVRDGLSHTAAMAETLFDVFNGSAPAWAYRGWVMQGVALDAHGVNSWDWPAVGDQRRVGQLGTHSSAGSLHGDFCHVLMGDAAVQVVREQADAHVLRAMSTMAGEETEAAF, from the coding sequence GTGTCTGCTGCTCCGCCGCCCCAGGTCCGACGGGCGTTTACGATCGTCGAGTTGCTGGTGGTGATCGCCGTGATCGGCGTGCTGATCGCGGTGTTGCTGCCGGCGGTTCAGTCGGCGCGGGGCGCGGCGCGGCGGACCCACTGCGCGAACAACCTCAAGCAACTCGGCCTGGCGCTGCACGGCCACCACGCCGACCACCTCCGCCTGCCACCCGCGGGCGAGGATTACGGCTGGTGCCGGTTCCCAGAACAGCGGCGGGTAACGCACGTCCGGAACTACAACGGTCTGGTGCACCTGCTGCCGTACCTAGAAGAGGCCGCGCTCTACGACCGGTTCGACTTCGCCGCGGCCGCAGCACAGATAGTGCAAGGGAACAACGGCTGCTGCTCGCCCACAACCGCGTTGGCGCCGCTGCTCGGGAACGCTGTTGTGAGCGGCAATGCCGCGGTGGCGGCGCAGGCGATCGGCCTGCTGCGGTGCCCGGACGACAGCGGCGATCCCCTGCTGCCGTCCGGAGGCTTGTACGGAGCGGGGGACAGCCGCTACCGGAGCGTGAAGACCAACTACGACTTTGTCGTCGCGAGCGACCCAATCTGCGACCACTGGCGCCTGTCTCCGGTGTCGGAGCGGCGGATGTTCGGCGAGAACAGCGACACCTCCTACCGGCGTGTTCGGGATGGGCTGTCGCACACCGCCGCCATGGCCGAGACGCTGTTCGACGTGTTCAACGGCTCGGCGCCTGCATGGGCGTACCGCGGGTGGGTGATGCAGGGCGTCGCGCTTGACGCCCACGGCGTAAACAGCTGGGACTGGCCCGCGGTCGGCGACCAGCGGCGCGTCGGTCAGCTCGGCACACACTCCTCCGCGGGCAGCCTGCACGGCGACTTCTGCCACGTGCTAATGGGTGACGCCGCGGTGCAGGTGGTGCGCGAGCAGGCCGACGCCCACGTGCTCCGAGCGATGTCGACCATGGCGGGCGAGGAGACTGAAGCCGCCTTCTAG